Proteins from a genomic interval of Sphingomonas sp. Y38-1Y:
- a CDS encoding amidohydrolase has protein sequence MKRTLLLGAAAALLAGCAAQGGGETKSASTKAPGPGLNKGYSHDPFPSTYRAYPGRPTLITNVTVLDGEGGRIEGGQVLFRDGRIVAVGQTLDPAGADVIDGQGKWVTPGVIDIHSHLGDYPSPGVDAHSDGNEATAPITAEVWAEHSVWPQDPGFSRALANGGVTTLQILPGSANLMGGRSVVLKNVYARTMQGMKFPGAPYGLKMACGENPKRVYGGKGRMPSTRMGNVAVNRATWAKAADYRRKWDKYENDGGDAPTRDIQLDTLRGVLSGEILVHNHCYRADEMAIVMDMAKEFGYQVSTFHHAVESYKIADLLKANNVCSAVWADWYGFKMESYDAVNENLAILDKEGACVMIHSDDANGIQRLNQEVAKAMAAGRRAGMEISPEHAWTWLSLNPARALGIADRTGSLKPGKMADVVLWNGNPFSVYTRPERVWVDGALMYDMNNPKLRPVSDFELGQPGEGDVK, from the coding sequence GTGAAGCGAACATTGCTGCTCGGCGCCGCCGCGGCGCTGCTGGCGGGTTGCGCCGCGCAAGGGGGCGGGGAGACCAAGTCGGCCTCGACCAAGGCGCCGGGACCGGGCCTCAACAAGGGCTATTCGCACGACCCGTTCCCATCAACCTATCGCGCCTATCCCGGCCGGCCGACGCTCATCACCAACGTGACCGTGCTCGATGGCGAGGGCGGGCGGATCGAGGGCGGGCAGGTGTTGTTCCGCGACGGCAGGATCGTCGCCGTCGGCCAGACCCTGGACCCCGCGGGCGCCGATGTCATCGATGGCCAGGGCAAGTGGGTGACGCCCGGCGTCATCGACATTCACAGCCATCTCGGCGACTATCCCAGCCCCGGCGTCGACGCGCATTCGGACGGCAACGAGGCCACTGCGCCGATCACGGCCGAGGTTTGGGCGGAGCATTCGGTCTGGCCGCAGGACCCCGGCTTCAGCCGCGCGCTCGCTAATGGCGGCGTGACGACGCTGCAGATCCTGCCCGGCTCCGCCAACCTGATGGGCGGGCGGTCGGTCGTGCTCAAGAACGTCTATGCCCGGACGATGCAGGGGATGAAGTTCCCCGGCGCGCCCTATGGCCTCAAGATGGCGTGCGGCGAGAACCCCAAGCGCGTCTATGGCGGCAAGGGGCGGATGCCCTCGACCCGGATGGGCAATGTCGCGGTCAACCGCGCGACCTGGGCCAAGGCGGCCGACTATCGCCGCAAGTGGGACAAATATGAGAATGACGGCGGCGATGCGCCGACGCGCGACATTCAGCTCGATACGCTGCGCGGCGTGCTGTCGGGCGAGATCCTGGTCCACAACCACTGCTATCGCGCCGACGAGATGGCCATCGTCATGGATATGGCCAAGGAGTTCGGATACCAGGTCTCGACCTTTCACCACGCGGTCGAGAGCTACAAGATCGCCGACTTGCTGAAGGCGAACAACGTCTGCTCAGCGGTTTGGGCCGACTGGTACGGCTTCAAGATGGAAAGCTATGACGCGGTGAACGAAAACCTCGCGATCCTCGACAAGGAGGGCGCGTGCGTCATGATCCATTCGGACGACGCCAACGGCATCCAGCGGCTGAACCAGGAAGTGGCCAAGGCGATGGCGGCGGGCCGGCGCGCGGGGATGGAGATCAGCCCCGAGCATGCCTGGACCTGGCTGTCGCTCAATCCCGCCCGCGCCCTCGGCATCGCCGACCGGACGGGGAGCCTCAAGCCCGGCAAGATGGCCGACGTGGTGCTTTGGAACGGCAATCCCTTCAGCGTCTACACCCGGCCCGAGCGCGTGTGGGTCGACGGCGCGCTGATGTACGACATGAACAATCCCAAGCTGCGCCCGGTGTCCGACTTCGAGCTCGGCCAGCCCGGCGAAGGAGACGTGAAGTGA
- a CDS encoding amidohydrolase family protein: MRGLKAIAVLMASAAALPAAAQDVVITNAKVVVGDGSEPIEGGTVVIRGGRVVSAGRGGAAPAGARTIDAGGRWVTPGIVAGFTRMGVVEVDGVRDTDDSSAANSVFNAALDIAPAVNPKASPIAINRAEGITRAVVAPAARGSIFAGQGAVIDLGADMDALTRPRAFQFMEWGETGAQRAGGSRAAAMTTLRNALFEAQAYRRNPSSYEDRGKDALLTRADAAALVPVLAGQMPLLIHVERASDILTLIELKREFAALKIVLVGATEGWTVAREIAAAGMPVIASALADLPISFEQLAATQSNIGRLRAAGVTVGIGSINDDEARQARLVKQYAGNLVALSKVPGAAGLTWGQAFATISSLPAEAIGMGGEIGSLRPGRHGDVVIWDGDPLEIGSAATSVFVDGVEQPLVNRQTRLRDRYLDPKEGTMPKAYQY, translated from the coding sequence ATGCGCGGCCTGAAAGCAATTGCGGTGCTGATGGCGAGCGCCGCCGCGCTGCCAGCCGCCGCGCAGGACGTGGTCATCACCAATGCCAAGGTCGTCGTCGGCGACGGGTCGGAGCCGATCGAGGGCGGCACCGTGGTCATCCGCGGCGGGCGCGTCGTCTCGGCGGGCCGCGGCGGCGCGGCGCCGGCGGGCGCGCGAACGATTGATGCGGGCGGGCGCTGGGTGACGCCGGGCATCGTCGCGGGCTTCACGCGAATGGGCGTGGTCGAGGTCGACGGCGTTCGCGATACCGACGACTCCTCGGCCGCAAATTCGGTCTTCAACGCCGCGCTCGACATCGCGCCGGCGGTCAATCCGAAGGCGAGCCCGATCGCGATCAACCGGGCGGAGGGGATCACCCGCGCCGTCGTCGCGCCGGCGGCGCGCGGGTCGATCTTTGCCGGCCAAGGTGCGGTCATCGACCTGGGCGCGGACATGGACGCGCTGACCCGGCCGCGCGCCTTTCAGTTCATGGAATGGGGCGAGACCGGCGCGCAGCGTGCCGGCGGCAGCCGCGCGGCGGCGATGACGACCCTGCGCAATGCGCTGTTCGAGGCGCAGGCCTATCGCCGCAATCCGTCATCCTATGAGGATCGCGGCAAGGACGCGCTGCTGACGCGCGCCGATGCGGCGGCGTTGGTGCCGGTGCTGGCGGGGCAGATGCCACTCCTCATCCATGTCGAGCGGGCGTCGGACATCCTGACGCTCATCGAGCTCAAGCGCGAGTTCGCCGCGCTCAAGATCGTGCTCGTCGGTGCGACCGAAGGCTGGACGGTGGCGCGAGAGATCGCGGCGGCGGGCATGCCCGTCATCGCCTCGGCGCTGGCTGACCTGCCGATCAGCTTCGAGCAGCTCGCCGCCACCCAGTCGAACATCGGCCGCCTTCGCGCGGCGGGCGTGACCGTCGGCATCGGGTCGATCAACGACGACGAAGCGCGGCAGGCGCGGCTGGTGAAGCAATATGCCGGCAACCTGGTGGCGCTGTCCAAGGTGCCGGGCGCCGCTGGCCTCACCTGGGGTCAGGCGTTCGCGACGATCAGTTCGCTACCGGCCGAAGCGATCGGCATGGGGGGCGAGATCGGCTCGCTTCGCCCGGGACGCCACGGCGACGTGGTGATCTGGGACGGCGATCCGCTGGAGATCGGGTCGGCGGCGACGTCGGTGTTCGTCGACGGGGTCGAGCAGCCGCTCGTCAACCGCCAGACGAGACTTCGCGACCGCTATCTTGACCCCAAGGAGGGAACGATGCCCAAGGCCTATCAGTATTAG
- a CDS encoding TetR/AcrR family transcriptional regulator: protein MRARVGPGRPRDPAKNDAIVAAARDSFLEKGFHASTIEDIAARASVSKVTLYNRFGDKEALFDAMVRGEVARMDALFALTPDGEPTLVERLTQIGTAMLELMFEPDHVRFDRLIAGEIAQSPKLARRFFDAAPGQCQQALAAILEDAARRGEIVVDDPKCAAEDLVALWKGFCDFKLKLGLIDPPSPEAIVARAARGTQVFLRAYAPGSGDGGDR, encoded by the coding sequence ATGCGCGCGCGGGTCGGGCCGGGACGGCCGCGCGACCCGGCCAAGAACGATGCGATCGTCGCCGCCGCGCGCGACAGCTTTCTGGAAAAGGGTTTCCACGCCTCGACGATCGAGGACATCGCCGCGCGCGCCAGCGTGTCGAAGGTGACGCTCTACAACCGGTTCGGCGACAAGGAAGCGTTGTTCGACGCGATGGTCCGCGGCGAGGTCGCGCGGATGGACGCGCTGTTCGCACTGACCCCGGACGGTGAGCCGACGCTGGTCGAGCGGCTGACGCAGATTGGCACGGCGATGCTGGAGCTGATGTTCGAACCCGATCACGTCCGCTTCGACCGGCTGATCGCCGGCGAGATCGCGCAAAGCCCCAAGCTTGCCCGTCGGTTCTTCGACGCGGCGCCCGGCCAGTGCCAGCAGGCGCTCGCCGCGATCCTGGAGGATGCGGCGCGGCGCGGCGAGATCGTGGTCGACGATCCCAAATGCGCGGCGGAGGACCTGGTCGCGCTGTGGAAGGGGTTCTGCGACTTCAAGCTCAAGCTGGGCCTGATCGACCCGCCGTCGCCAGAGGCGATCGTCGCGCGCGCGGCGCGCGGGACGCAGGTATTCTTGCGGGCCTATGCGCCTGGCAGCGGTGATGGAGGCGATCGATGA
- a CDS encoding PhoX family protein, giving the protein MSDMLELESGYTDGDIDTNRTNNLSLNELVDARYTRRKTLKGGVSAAAIAVFGGSVLAACDDSNDDGDGNAPPVVTAGSSGSSSSGRTVTLTSTVTDDGGIVTSAWTQVSGPTVTLTGANTASATFTAPAVSTSTPLVFRYVATDQGGLQASAETTVTVTPAALGFTAVAKNKLDVVTVPTGYSLGVLTKLGDPIAKDVAAYKNDGTDTNFANRIGDHGDALYYFGLNSSGARDDTSSVRGVLMQNHENLNVQYLHANGPTNVSSGPRPEGEAIKEIEAHGVSAVELVQGTGGWAVVQDSTFNRRVTPNTPTEIRGPARGNALLVTAYSADATAGRGTINNCANGATPWATLLTCEENWAGYFRRPPAADNARRTAKEVTALSRYGVTNANGNYAWASVTPSDASSTIFRKWDAQATGSSASADYRNEPNQYGWVVEIDPYDRARAPRKRTALGRMNHEGCWPGPFVAGRKPAFYMGDDAQNEYLYKFVSATPWVAADATATDRLSIGDKYLDSGTLYVAKFNADGSGQWLPLVFGQGNVTSTNATYAFADQADVLTHARLAADVQGATRMDRPEWTAVNPVNGEMYLTLTNNSSRTAATADAANPRAYIDPPSTSRGNRNGHILRLRESGDTTEATAFTWDIYLFAAGSDLDATNINLSGLTADNDLSSPDGLWFGRASNASGQVNPLLWIQTDDGAFTDVTNNQMLAAFPGRVGDGGTRTVTNTAADGTTSQVVTRIGAAPGTNLRRFLVGPIECEITGVDSTPDGRTLFVGIQHPGENGTPAAPTSKWPDSQGGSTTLPATTRPRSAVVVIRKNDGGIIGL; this is encoded by the coding sequence ATGAGTGACATGCTTGAACTCGAGTCGGGTTACACCGACGGCGACATCGACACCAATCGCACCAACAACCTGTCGCTCAACGAGTTGGTGGACGCGCGCTATACCCGTCGCAAGACGCTGAAGGGCGGCGTGTCGGCCGCGGCGATCGCGGTGTTCGGCGGCTCCGTGCTCGCCGCCTGCGACGACAGCAACGACGATGGCGACGGCAACGCCCCGCCGGTCGTGACCGCGGGCTCCAGCGGTTCGTCCTCCTCGGGCCGTACCGTCACGCTGACCAGCACCGTTACCGATGACGGCGGCATCGTCACCTCGGCCTGGACGCAGGTGTCGGGCCCCACGGTCACGCTGACCGGCGCCAACACCGCAAGCGCGACCTTCACCGCGCCGGCGGTCTCGACCTCGACCCCGCTCGTCTTTCGCTATGTCGCGACCGATCAGGGCGGGCTCCAGGCCTCGGCCGAGACGACGGTCACCGTCACCCCCGCCGCGCTCGGCTTCACCGCCGTCGCCAAGAACAAGCTCGACGTCGTCACCGTTCCCACCGGCTATTCGCTCGGCGTGCTGACCAAGCTGGGCGACCCGATCGCCAAGGACGTTGCCGCGTACAAGAACGACGGCACCGACACCAACTTCGCCAACCGCATCGGCGACCATGGCGATGCGCTCTACTATTTCGGCCTCAACTCGTCGGGCGCGCGTGACGACACCAGCAGCGTGCGCGGCGTGCTGATGCAGAACCACGAGAACCTGAACGTCCAGTATCTCCACGCCAACGGCCCGACCAACGTGTCGTCGGGTCCGCGCCCCGAGGGCGAGGCGATCAAGGAGATCGAGGCGCACGGCGTCTCCGCGGTCGAGCTCGTCCAGGGCACCGGCGGCTGGGCGGTCGTCCAGGACAGCACCTTCAACCGCCGCGTCACTCCCAACACGCCGACCGAGATCCGCGGCCCGGCGCGCGGCAACGCGCTGCTCGTCACCGCCTATTCGGCCGATGCGACCGCGGGCCGCGGCACGATCAATAATTGCGCGAACGGCGCGACGCCCTGGGCGACGCTGCTGACCTGCGAAGAGAATTGGGCCGGCTATTTCCGCCGCCCCCCTGCTGCGGACAATGCCCGCCGCACCGCCAAGGAAGTGACCGCGCTCAGCCGCTACGGCGTCACCAACGCCAACGGCAACTATGCCTGGGCCAGCGTCACGCCGTCGGACGCGAGCAGCACTATCTTCCGCAAGTGGGATGCGCAGGCGACCGGTTCGTCGGCCAGTGCCGACTATCGCAACGAGCCCAACCAATATGGCTGGGTGGTCGAGATCGACCCCTATGACCGCGCCCGCGCGCCGCGGAAGCGCACCGCGCTCGGCCGCATGAACCACGAGGGTTGCTGGCCGGGTCCATTCGTCGCGGGTCGCAAGCCTGCCTTCTACATGGGCGACGACGCGCAGAACGAGTATCTCTACAAGTTCGTGTCGGCGACGCCGTGGGTCGCGGCCGATGCCACTGCCACCGACCGCTTGTCGATCGGCGACAAGTATCTGGACAGCGGCACGCTTTACGTCGCGAAGTTCAATGCCGATGGTTCGGGCCAGTGGCTGCCGCTGGTGTTCGGCCAGGGCAACGTCACCAGCACCAACGCGACCTATGCCTTTGCCGACCAGGCCGACGTGCTGACGCACGCCCGCCTTGCCGCCGACGTGCAGGGCGCGACGCGGATGGACCGTCCGGAATGGACCGCGGTCAATCCGGTGAACGGCGAGATGTACCTGACGCTCACCAACAACTCGTCGCGCACCGCGGCGACCGCGGATGCGGCCAACCCGCGTGCGTATATCGATCCGCCCAGCACCTCGCGCGGCAACCGCAATGGCCACATCCTGCGCCTGCGTGAGAGCGGCGACACGACCGAGGCGACGGCGTTCACCTGGGATATCTACCTGTTCGCGGCCGGTTCCGACCTGGATGCCACCAACATCAACCTGTCGGGCCTGACTGCCGACAACGACCTGTCCAGCCCCGACGGCCTGTGGTTCGGTCGCGCGTCGAACGCGTCGGGCCAGGTCAATCCGCTCTTGTGGATCCAGACCGACGACGGCGCCTTTACCGACGTCACCAACAATCAGATGCTGGCGGCCTTCCCCGGCCGGGTCGGCGACGGCGGCACGCGCACGGTCACCAACACCGCCGCGGACGGCACGACGTCTCAGGTCGTGACGCGCATCGGCGCGGCGCCGGGCACCAACCTGCGCCGCTTCCTGGTCGGCCCGATCGAGTGCGAGATCACCGGCGTTGACTCGACCCCCGACGGCCGCACGCTGTTCGTCGGCATCCAGCATCCGGGCGAGAACGGCACGCCCGCCGCGCCGACCAGCAAGTGGCCGGACAGCCAGGGCGGCTCGACCACCCTGCCCGCGACCACGCGCCCCCGCTCGGCAGTGGTCGTGATCCGCAAGAACGACGGCGGCATCATCGGTCTCTGA